One stretch of Streptomyces sp. 135 DNA includes these proteins:
- a CDS encoding Ppx/GppA phosphatase family protein, translating to MTRVAAIDCGTNSIRLLVADADPATGALVDLDRRMRIVRLGQGVDRTGRLAPEALERTFAACREYAEAIKTHGAERVRFVATSASRDAENRDVFVQGILDILGVEPEVITGAQEAEFSFTGATKELAGRDDLAKPYLVVDIGGGSTEFVVGTDEVLAARSVDVGCVRMTERHLVHDGVVADPPTREQFAAVRADIEAALDLAERTVPLKDARTLVGLAGSVTTLAAIELGLDTYDGRAIHHTRLPYERVAAITERLMTATHAERAAIPAMHAGRVDVIASGALVLLAIMDRTGAEEVVVSEHDILDGIAYKAAEEVEEQRRSAPGPA from the coding sequence GTGACCCGCGTCGCCGCCATCGACTGCGGCACGAACTCGATCCGCCTCCTGGTGGCGGACGCCGACCCGGCCACGGGCGCGCTCGTCGACCTGGACCGGCGGATGAGGATCGTCCGCCTCGGCCAGGGCGTGGACCGGACCGGCCGCCTCGCCCCCGAGGCCCTTGAGCGCACCTTCGCGGCCTGCCGCGAGTACGCCGAGGCCATCAAGACGCACGGCGCCGAGCGCGTCCGCTTCGTGGCCACCTCCGCCTCCCGTGACGCGGAGAACCGCGACGTGTTCGTCCAGGGCATCCTGGACATCCTGGGCGTCGAGCCGGAGGTCATCACCGGCGCGCAGGAGGCGGAGTTCTCCTTCACCGGCGCGACCAAGGAGCTGGCGGGCCGCGACGACCTGGCCAAGCCCTATCTGGTCGTGGACATCGGCGGCGGCTCCACGGAGTTCGTGGTCGGCACGGACGAGGTCCTCGCCGCCCGCTCGGTGGACGTCGGCTGCGTCCGCATGACCGAGCGCCACCTCGTGCACGACGGCGTCGTCGCGGACCCGCCGACCCGCGAGCAGTTCGCCGCCGTCCGCGCGGACATCGAGGCGGCCCTGGACCTCGCCGAGCGCACGGTGCCGCTCAAGGACGCGCGCACCCTCGTCGGCCTCGCGGGCTCGGTCACCACCCTCGCCGCGATCGAGCTCGGCCTCGACACCTACGACGGCCGCGCGATCCACCACACCCGGCTCCCGTACGAGCGGGTGGCCGCCATCACGGAGCGCCTGATGACGGCCACGCACGCCGAGCGCGCGGCGATCCCGGCGATGCACGCGGGCCGCGTCGACGTCATCGCGTCGGGCGCCCTCGTACTGCTCGCGATCATGGACAGGACCGGCGCCGAGGAGGTCGTCGTGAGCGAACACGACATCCTCGACGGCATCGCCTACAAGGCGGCGGAAGAGGTCGAGGAGCAGCGGCGGAGCGCTCCCGGCCCGGCCTGA
- a CDS encoding DUF501 domain-containing protein codes for MDTPPPTTERTEPTDADVEAFKQQLGRPPRGLRAIAHRCPCGQPDVVETAPRLPDGTPFPTTYYLTCPRAASAIGTLEANGVMKEMSERLTTDPELAAAYRAAHEDYIARRDAIEVLEGFPSAGGMPDRVKCLHVLVGHSLAAGPGVNPLGDEAIAMLPEWWAKGPCVTPCAPEGDG; via the coding sequence ATGGACACGCCCCCGCCGACCACTGAGCGCACCGAGCCGACCGACGCCGACGTCGAGGCCTTCAAACAGCAGCTCGGCCGCCCGCCGCGCGGCCTGCGGGCCATCGCGCACCGCTGCCCCTGCGGTCAGCCGGACGTCGTCGAGACGGCGCCGCGCCTCCCGGACGGGACGCCGTTCCCGACCACGTACTACCTGACGTGCCCGAGGGCCGCGTCCGCGATCGGCACCCTTGAGGCCAACGGCGTCATGAAGGAGATGTCGGAGCGGCTCACGACCGACCCCGAGCTGGCCGCCGCCTACCGCGCGGCCCACGAGGACTACATCGCGCGCCGCGACGCCATCGAGGTCCTGGAGGGCTTCCCGAGCGCGGGCGGCATGCCGGACCGCGTGAAGTGCCTGCACGTCCTGGTCGGCCACTCCCTGGCCGCCGGGCCCGGCGTGAACCCGCTCGGCGACGAGGCCATCGCGATGCTGCCCGAGTGGTGGGCCAAGGGGCCCTGCGTCACGCCGTGCGCGCCCGAGGGGGACGGGTGA